One window of the Flavobacteriaceae bacterium YJPT1-3 genome contains the following:
- a CDS encoding acyl-CoA dehydrogenase family protein — MSTETAKKELIRGGQFLVKETKAEDVFTPEDFNEDQRMMRDSVKEFVDREIWPKKERFEHKDYALTEEIMRKAGEMGFLGIAVPEEYDGMGMGFVSTMLVCDYISGATGSIATAFGAHTGIGTMPITLYGTEEQKKKYVPKLATGEWFGAYCLTEPGAGSDANSGKTKAVLSDDGKHYSISGQKMWISNAGFCNLFIVFARIEDDKNITGFIVENDPENGITLGEEEKKLGIHSSSTRQVFFNDTKVPVENMLAGRGEGFKIAMNALNVGRIKLAAACLDAQRRVINVATAYAKERVQFKTPIVNFGAIKAKLAEMATSTYAGESASYRAAKDIEDRIAIRQSEGNSHQEAELKGVEEFAIECSILKVAVSEDAQNTTDEGIQIFGGMGFSADTPMEAAWRDARISRIYEGTNEINRMLAVGMLVKKAMKGHVDLLKPAMAVADELTGIPSFDTPDYSQLFAEEKEMIGKLKKVFLMVAGSAIQKFGPELEKHQQLLMAAADILIEIYMAESTVLRTEKNANRFGEEAQEAQIAMSKLYLYNAVDIVIRKAKEAIVSFAEGDEQRMMLMGLKRFTKYANHPNVVQLRHTIANSVEKESGYHFDA; from the coding sequence ATGAGTACAGAGACAGCAAAAAAAGAATTGATAAGAGGCGGGCAATTTCTCGTCAAGGAAACTAAAGCGGAGGATGTTTTTACTCCGGAAGACTTCAATGAAGACCAGCGTATGATGCGCGACTCGGTCAAGGAATTTGTCGATCGGGAAATCTGGCCGAAAAAAGAACGCTTTGAGCACAAAGACTACGCATTGACCGAAGAGATCATGCGAAAAGCCGGAGAAATGGGCTTTCTAGGTATTGCCGTTCCTGAAGAATACGACGGTATGGGTATGGGATTCGTTTCTACCATGTTGGTCTGCGACTACATTTCAGGAGCCACCGGATCTATTGCAACCGCCTTTGGAGCGCACACGGGTATTGGTACCATGCCAATTACCCTCTACGGAACCGAGGAGCAAAAAAAGAAATACGTCCCTAAACTGGCCACTGGAGAGTGGTTTGGGGCCTACTGCCTTACCGAACCCGGAGCCGGTTCTGATGCCAACAGCGGAAAAACGAAAGCAGTCCTTTCTGATGATGGGAAGCACTATAGCATCAGCGGTCAGAAAATGTGGATCTCCAACGCCGGATTCTGTAATCTCTTTATCGTGTTTGCACGAATTGAAGACGATAAGAACATCACTGGATTTATTGTAGAGAATGACCCTGAAAACGGAATTACACTGGGCGAGGAAGAAAAGAAATTAGGGATCCACTCCTCCTCTACCCGTCAGGTATTCTTCAATGACACCAAGGTGCCCGTTGAGAATATGCTGGCCGGTCGTGGCGAAGGATTTAAGATCGCAATGAACGCGCTGAACGTGGGCCGAATCAAACTGGCTGCGGCTTGTTTAGATGCCCAGCGTCGCGTGATCAATGTGGCTACCGCTTACGCGAAAGAACGGGTACAGTTCAAAACACCTATTGTGAACTTCGGCGCCATAAAAGCGAAATTGGCCGAGATGGCCACGTCGACCTATGCCGGAGAATCAGCTTCTTATCGTGCTGCAAAGGATATTGAAGATCGTATCGCCATCCGTCAATCAGAAGGAAACTCCCATCAGGAGGCTGAATTGAAGGGAGTGGAAGAATTCGCTATCGAATGTTCTATTCTCAAAGTGGCCGTCTCTGAAGACGCACAAAACACGACTGATGAAGGGATCCAGATCTTTGGAGGCATGGGCTTTAGCGCGGATACGCCTATGGAAGCCGCCTGGAGAGATGCCCGTATTTCCCGAATCTATGAAGGGACTAACGAGATCAACCGTATGCTAGCGGTTGGGATGCTTGTCAAAAAAGCAATGAAAGGCCATGTAGACCTCTTAAAGCCTGCAATGGCCGTTGCTGACGAATTGACCGGAATCCCATCTTTTGATACACCAGATTATTCACAACTATTTGCAGAAGAAAAAGAGATGATCGGCAAATTGAAAAAGGTGTTCCTCATGGTGGCGGGTAGTGCCATCCAGAAATTCGGACCTGAACTTGAAAAACACCAGCAATTGCTCATGGCAGCCGCTGATATCCTGATCGAGATCTATATGGCGGAGAGTACCGTGCTACGAACCGAAAAGAACGCCAATCGCTTTGGAGAAGAAGCACAGGAAGCACAGATCGCCATGTCGAAGCTTTACCTCTACAATGCTGTAGACATCGTGATCAGAAAAGCCAAAGAAGCCATCGTGTCTTTTGCAGAAGGAGACGAACAACGCATGATGCTTATGGGATTGAAGCGCTTTACCAAGTATGCAAATCACCCCAATGTGGTGCAGCTACGCCACACCATCGCCAACAGCGTAGAGAAAGAGAGCGGTTATCATTTCGATGCTTAA
- a CDS encoding nuclear transport factor 2 family protein, with protein MTTEEVAKKLVNYCQSGQEDKAYQELYSPNIVSREMQEPMKEVRGMEGIQKKGAWWQENFEVHGNKVSEPLVADNHFTVKFWMDTTHKPSGQRSQMNELGVYRVENGKIVEEQFFYDTQE; from the coding sequence ATGACTACAGAAGAAGTTGCAAAAAAGTTGGTGAACTACTGCCAAAGTGGCCAGGAGGATAAAGCCTATCAGGAATTATACAGCCCAAACATCGTTTCCCGGGAAATGCAAGAACCCATGAAAGAAGTGCGCGGCATGGAAGGCATCCAGAAAAAGGGAGCGTGGTGGCAAGAAAATTTTGAAGTGCACGGAAACAAAGTCTCTGAACCTTTGGTGGCTGACAATCATTTTACCGTGAAGTTTTGGATGGACACCACCCATAAACCATCGGGACAACGATCTCAAATGAATGAACTGGGTGTTTACCGGGTTGAGAATGGTAAAATTGTTGAAGAGCAGTTCTTTTACGACACTCAGGAATAA
- a CDS encoding SGNH/GDSL hydrolase family protein: MKYRIFTLAVLLSCIPTLNWAQNPEQDWAQLNKYQTENQQLMHKAPDSSRVVFMGNSITEAWKDSDPDFFQHPSYINRGISGQTTPQMLIRFRPDVINLKPAVVVILAGINDIAGNTGPMTLEETFGNIQSMVQLAKAHQIEVVLCSVLPANHFPWSPEIEPADQVIALNQMLQELAAQENLVYVDYYKAMADEKKGLDSINSYDGVHPTPAGYKIMKPLIETGIQQALIKRKNT, translated from the coding sequence ATGAAGTACCGCATATTCACCCTGGCTGTTCTGCTCTCTTGTATTCCAACGCTGAATTGGGCGCAGAATCCAGAACAGGACTGGGCACAATTGAATAAATATCAAACCGAAAACCAACAACTGATGCATAAGGCTCCCGATAGCAGTCGCGTCGTTTTCATGGGGAACTCCATTACGGAAGCCTGGAAAGACAGTGATCCTGATTTTTTTCAGCATCCCAGTTATATCAATCGCGGTATCAGCGGACAGACCACGCCTCAGATGTTGATTCGTTTTCGTCCGGATGTGATCAACCTCAAACCGGCTGTGGTCGTAATCCTGGCTGGCATTAATGACATCGCCGGAAATACCGGACCCATGACCCTGGAGGAGACTTTTGGAAACATCCAATCCATGGTCCAATTGGCTAAGGCTCATCAGATCGAAGTAGTGCTATGCAGTGTGCTGCCCGCCAATCACTTTCCCTGGAGCCCGGAAATCGAACCCGCAGATCAGGTAATCGCACTTAATCAAATGCTCCAGGAATTAGCAGCCCAGGAAAATCTAGTTTATGTCGATTATTATAAGGCCATGGCCGATGAAAAAAAAGGGTTGGATTCCATCAACAGCTACGATGGCGTGCACCCCACCCCTGCCGGTTATAAGATTATGAAACCGTTGATCGAAACTGGCATCCAACAGGCGCTCATAAAAAGAAAGAATACCTAA
- a CDS encoding nuclear transport factor 2 family protein, with translation MRLPLLLFFSILPLFSFAQGNTEIYLAEIDPSDSTNRLSNLTNITNQPGYDSQPYFLNDDKILYAGGRQGASEIMLYDLRLKESKQYNIPTAGGEYSPQPIPESDKISAVRLDPDGLQRLYAYGPDGSEELLFDPLVVAYYLWFDEETLVASAIQEESLNMVVARTGDDSVILQQKNTGRSFHAIPQSDQISYISKENDQWTIKSLHPDSGATQVIIPTLPGKEDCVWLPDGSVLMADNTMIYRFDPKTDRAWEPWADLSSYPVQNINRLAISPDGTKIALVAEPVTSGPAQIVQRHLEPFNQGDLDRFVTAFAEEVVVRNFPEDTLYQGQDQLREYYDRFFKKNSSWKVEVTKRMVYKSVVVDEEQVTINGKTHRQATIYETANDKIQSMTFVRTQEPVPGVEQLIDDQLAAYNQGDVKAFAKTYAKDIQLFRYPNQLMAQGQATLKEIYGTLFKANPDLRVTINNRIVIGNRVIDEEQGRMNGQTFGALAIYEVDKGKIQKVTFIQ, from the coding sequence ATGCGTTTGCCTCTACTCTTATTCTTCAGCATTTTACCCCTATTCAGCTTTGCACAAGGCAATACCGAGATCTATCTGGCCGAAATCGATCCCTCCGATTCAACGAACAGGCTTTCCAACCTGACCAACATCACGAACCAGCCGGGCTATGACAGTCAACCCTATTTTCTCAATGACGACAAGATCCTCTATGCCGGAGGTCGGCAAGGCGCTTCAGAGATCATGCTGTACGATCTTCGTTTGAAGGAATCCAAACAATACAACATTCCCACGGCAGGCGGTGAATACTCCCCTCAACCCATTCCCGAGAGTGATAAGATCAGTGCGGTTCGGCTTGATCCGGATGGCCTCCAGCGCTTGTACGCTTATGGTCCGGATGGTAGTGAAGAACTGCTCTTCGATCCCTTGGTGGTCGCCTACTACCTCTGGTTTGACGAAGAGACTCTAGTCGCTTCGGCCATTCAGGAGGAAAGCCTTAATATGGTGGTCGCTCGAACAGGGGATGATTCAGTCATTCTTCAGCAGAAAAACACGGGAAGATCATTTCATGCCATCCCACAATCTGATCAGATCAGCTACATCAGCAAAGAGAACGATCAATGGACCATCAAATCGCTCCATCCGGATTCCGGGGCTACTCAAGTCATTATCCCTACCCTGCCCGGTAAGGAAGACTGCGTATGGTTGCCTGACGGAAGTGTATTGATGGCGGATAATACGATGATTTATCGCTTCGACCCCAAAACGGATCGCGCCTGGGAACCATGGGCTGATTTAAGTTCGTATCCCGTTCAAAACATCAACAGATTAGCCATCAGTCCCGATGGGACTAAAATAGCGCTGGTGGCTGAACCCGTAACCTCCGGACCGGCGCAAATCGTTCAAAGGCACCTGGAGCCCTTCAATCAAGGGGATCTGGATCGCTTTGTTACTGCTTTCGCCGAAGAAGTAGTGGTCCGTAATTTTCCTGAAGACACCCTATATCAAGGGCAGGATCAATTGCGCGAATATTACGATCGTTTTTTTAAAAAGAACAGCAGCTGGAAGGTGGAAGTAACGAAGCGGATGGTATATAAGTCGGTGGTGGTTGATGAGGAACAAGTAACTATCAATGGTAAAACACATCGTCAGGCCACCATTTACGAAACGGCCAATGATAAAATTCAATCCATGACCTTTGTACGGACTCAGGAACCGGTGCCCGGCGTAGAACAGCTCATTGATGACCAACTGGCCGCGTATAACCAAGGTGATGTGAAGGCTTTTGCAAAGACCTACGCCAAAGACATTCAACTGTTCCGATATCCCAATCAACTCATGGCGCAGGGTCAGGCGACACTCAAGGAAATCTATGGTACTCTTTTTAAAGCCAATCCGGATTTGCGTGTAACCATCAACAATAGAATTGTGATCGGAAATCGGGTGATCGATGAAGAACAAGGCCGTATGAATGGCCAGACTTTTGGAGCCCTGGCGATCTATGAAGTCGACAAAGGAAAAATTCAAAAAGTGACTTTTATTCAATAA
- a CDS encoding sugar-binding protein, with product MMHIKRFIPLLCLLAFMACKNESSSAFAKADAEVFLPKTNHQLRTVIKAEIAPTVDGLANDPVWEQATWHALDQRWIGEPYHEEDFQGRYKLAWTPEGLYLLAEINDDVLYDQHKNPLELWWDDDCLEVFLDADNSGGGHQFTHNAFAYHVALDGNVVDLAPGEVPTLYNSHVESAIQTEASTSLWELKILVFDDTFKDGGVNEPKILKANDTLGFALAYCDNDGSAEREHFIGSVEVPGEDKNRGWIDAGIFGTIVLTE from the coding sequence ATGATGCATATAAAACGCTTTATTCCCCTGCTGTGTTTGCTCGCTTTTATGGCCTGCAAAAATGAGTCTTCTTCTGCTTTCGCGAAAGCGGACGCCGAAGTCTTCCTGCCCAAAACCAATCATCAACTCCGCACGGTGATCAAGGCGGAGATCGCTCCTACGGTTGATGGTCTGGCCAACGATCCGGTCTGGGAACAAGCCACCTGGCACGCGCTTGATCAACGCTGGATAGGCGAACCCTATCACGAAGAAGATTTTCAAGGCCGATACAAATTGGCCTGGACGCCGGAAGGCCTATACTTGCTGGCTGAAATAAACGATGACGTCCTCTATGATCAGCATAAAAATCCGCTGGAACTCTGGTGGGACGATGACTGTCTGGAAGTTTTTCTGGATGCAGACAATTCGGGAGGAGGGCATCAGTTTACCCATAATGCTTTTGCTTATCATGTGGCGCTGGACGGTAATGTGGTCGACCTGGCTCCGGGGGAAGTTCCCACCCTCTACAACAGCCATGTGGAGTCGGCCATTCAAACGGAAGCCAGTACCTCCCTCTGGGAATTGAAGATCTTGGTTTTTGACGACACCTTTAAGGACGGGGGCGTCAATGAACCGAAAATCCTAAAGGCCAATGATACCCTGGGCTTCGCCCTGGCCTATTGTGACAATGACGGTAGCGCAGAGCGGGAACACTTTATTGGCTCGGTGGAAGTGCCGGGAGAAGACAAAAACCGAGGTTGGATTGATGCCGGTATTTTCGGAACTATTGTTCTCACTGAATAA
- a CDS encoding M28 family peptidase produces MKYLSLFLTLFLSLNAFAQTDKRMYAIIDSVNADRIEADIRILAGFGTRHTLSDTVSDTRGIGAARRWIKKEFETISKACGNCLEVSYQSNLVPKGTNSRIVKDVEVVNVLAIKRGTKYPNRYILMSGDIDSRVSDPTDFTSDSPGANDNASGMAGTIEAARVLSKYDFESSIIFVGLSGEEQGLFGGQGLAAYAKEKNWEIIGILNNDMIGNIQGVDGVIDNRTFRIFSEPVPPTETEQERRARRFYGGEVDGISRQLARYVHDQVKTYMPEMNPMMIYRLDRFGRGGHHRPFNDAGYAGVRIMEAHENYTQQHQDIRTEDGIAYGDTVEHVNFDYAKKLTAVNAITLAGLAWAPPAPEQVEIGGIVEPSAKLKWTPVDGAKGYKLYWRLTTSPTWDRFKYVEDVAQYTIEGIVIDNFFFGVSAVGEDGHESVVVFPSGTFRN; encoded by the coding sequence ATGAAATACCTTTCCCTTTTTCTTACGCTTTTTCTAAGCCTTAATGCCTTCGCTCAGACCGATAAGCGCATGTACGCCATTATCGATTCCGTCAATGCCGATCGGATCGAAGCAGATATTCGCATCTTAGCCGGTTTTGGCACACGCCATACGCTGAGCGATACCGTGAGCGATACCCGTGGCATTGGAGCTGCACGACGCTGGATCAAAAAAGAGTTTGAGACCATTTCAAAAGCCTGCGGCAATTGTCTGGAAGTCTCTTACCAAAGCAATTTGGTTCCTAAAGGCACCAACAGTCGTATTGTAAAGGATGTGGAAGTGGTCAACGTTTTAGCCATCAAACGCGGTACCAAATACCCCAATCGCTATATTCTTATGAGTGGTGATATCGATTCACGCGTATCGGATCCGACCGATTTTACCTCTGACTCCCCAGGGGCTAATGACAATGCCAGCGGAATGGCAGGGACGATTGAAGCTGCCCGCGTCCTTTCCAAGTACGATTTTGAGTCCAGTATCATTTTCGTGGGACTATCCGGTGAAGAGCAAGGTCTTTTTGGCGGACAGGGCCTGGCCGCTTACGCGAAAGAAAAGAACTGGGAGATCATCGGGATCTTAAATAACGATATGATCGGGAATATTCAAGGCGTGGATGGCGTCATTGACAACCGCACCTTCCGGATTTTCTCCGAACCGGTCCCTCCAACAGAAACGGAACAAGAGCGTCGCGCTCGGCGCTTTTACGGTGGCGAAGTGGATGGTATTTCCCGTCAATTAGCACGCTACGTGCACGATCAGGTAAAAACCTATATGCCGGAAATGAACCCCATGATGATCTATCGTTTGGATCGATTTGGCCGAGGCGGCCATCACCGCCCTTTTAATGATGCAGGCTACGCAGGAGTGCGGATCATGGAAGCCCATGAAAACTATACACAACAACACCAGGATATACGTACCGAAGACGGTATCGCCTACGGAGATACGGTCGAACACGTCAATTTTGACTATGCTAAAAAACTAACGGCTGTCAATGCGATCACGCTGGCCGGTCTGGCCTGGGCACCACCCGCTCCGGAACAGGTAGAGATCGGTGGTATTGTGGAACCCTCGGCCAAATTGAAATGGACCCCGGTAGACGGGGCGAAAGGGTATAAGCTCTACTGGCGACTGACCACCTCACCCACCTGGGATCGCTTTAAATATGTGGAAGATGTTGCTCAATATACCATCGAAGGTATAGTGATTGACAACTTCTTTTTCGGAGTCAGTGCCGTTGGGGAAGACGGCCATGAAAGTGTGGTCGTATTTCCAAGCGGAACGTTTAGAAATTAA
- a CDS encoding M1 family metallopeptidase, producing MRYNKSTFGVLTLTLTGLFSVLCLSCQAQESERQQILRGSITPERAWWDLTYYHLQVEVDPENKRIFGSNEVHYQVLEPGQLLQIDLQEPMSMDKVYQGEQLLSFTSEGSAHFIQLDDSAPVGSEQQLTILFSGKPRPAVRAPWDGGFSWERDSNRKPFIATSNQGIGASVWWPNKDHPADEVDSMKISLTVPKELVGVSNGRLVGIDSTATTRTFNWKVTNPINNYGVNLNIGDYVHWHDTYAGEQGTLDLDFWVLRENLAKAKEQFKQVPMMLNAFEHWFGPYPFYEDSYKLVEVPYLGMEHQSSVTYGNEYRNGYRGQDLSGTGEGLKFDFIIIHESGHEWFANNITNSDVADMWIHEGFTAYSENLYLDYHFGTQSAADYVIGTRGRISNDRPIIGTYGKNQRGSSDMYYKGANILHTLRQLVEDDEKWRKVLRGLNKTFYHQTVSSAQVEDYISQETGIDLTEFFDQYLRTTMIPSLEYKLDGKELAYRYVNVVKGFDMPVEVMINDQTQWLYPNAQWNTWKADKTIDTFEVDRDFYITSKKVD from the coding sequence ATGCGCTATAACAAGAGTACCTTTGGAGTTCTTACACTGACGCTGACCGGATTGTTCAGTGTACTCTGTTTGTCCTGCCAGGCCCAGGAATCGGAACGCCAACAGATATTGCGCGGCTCCATCACTCCAGAACGCGCCTGGTGGGATCTCACCTATTATCATTTACAGGTCGAAGTAGATCCGGAAAACAAGCGTATTTTCGGCTCCAATGAGGTGCACTACCAGGTGCTAGAACCGGGACAGCTGCTCCAAATTGACCTCCAAGAACCCATGAGTATGGATAAGGTGTATCAGGGGGAACAACTCCTCTCATTTACTTCTGAAGGCAGTGCTCATTTTATTCAGCTTGATGATTCTGCTCCGGTGGGCAGTGAACAACAGTTGACCATCTTGTTTTCCGGAAAACCCAGACCGGCCGTTCGCGCCCCTTGGGATGGAGGATTTTCCTGGGAGAGAGACAGCAATCGTAAGCCGTTTATCGCTACTTCCAACCAAGGGATCGGTGCCTCGGTGTGGTGGCCCAATAAAGACCATCCCGCAGACGAGGTTGACAGTATGAAGATCAGTTTAACCGTGCCCAAAGAGTTGGTTGGCGTCTCCAACGGACGCCTGGTTGGTATTGACTCGACTGCGACCACGCGAACATTTAATTGGAAAGTCACCAATCCCATCAATAATTACGGGGTTAACCTGAACATTGGCGACTACGTGCACTGGCACGACACTTACGCCGGAGAACAGGGAACCCTCGACCTCGACTTTTGGGTCCTCCGAGAAAATTTGGCGAAAGCCAAAGAACAATTCAAACAGGTACCCATGATGCTTAACGCCTTTGAGCATTGGTTTGGGCCCTACCCCTTCTATGAAGACAGTTATAAATTGGTGGAAGTCCCCTATTTGGGAATGGAACATCAAAGTTCGGTAACCTACGGGAATGAATACCGCAACGGCTATCGGGGGCAGGATCTTTCCGGAACCGGAGAAGGACTCAAGTTTGACTTTATCATCATTCACGAATCCGGTCACGAATGGTTCGCTAACAACATCACCAACTCCGATGTCGCCGATATGTGGATTCACGAAGGCTTTACGGCCTATTCAGAAAATTTATACCTGGATTACCATTTCGGCACCCAATCGGCGGCTGATTATGTCATCGGGACCCGCGGAAGGATCAGTAACGACCGGCCCATCATTGGCACCTATGGAAAAAATCAACGGGGTTCCAGCGACATGTATTACAAGGGAGCGAACATCCTGCATACCCTGCGACAATTGGTTGAAGATGATGAAAAATGGAGGAAAGTGCTTCGCGGACTGAATAAAACTTTTTATCACCAGACAGTCAGTTCTGCTCAGGTGGAAGACTATATCAGCCAGGAAACAGGTATCGACCTCACTGAATTTTTCGACCAATACTTGCGAACCACGATGATTCCGAGCTTGGAATACAAACTCGACGGAAAGGAACTCGCTTACCGCTATGTCAATGTCGTTAAAGGATTTGATATGCCGGTTGAAGTCATGATCAACGACCAGACCCAGTGGCTATATCCCAATGCCCAATGGAATACTTGGAAAGCGGATAAAACCATCGACACCTTCGAAGTCGATCGTGATTTTTACATTACATCGAAAAAAGTGGATTAG
- a CDS encoding YdeI/OmpD-associated family protein has translation MSLPQLYFKNEEEWRAWLHDNHKQSDGIYLIFYTVDHEMPSMRWEEAVQVALCFGWIDSTVKSIGPGKRQQYFCPRKPKSVWSKINKDYIRALTKAGLMHSSGLEAVAVAKENGSWTALDEVEKGIIPEDLQEAFKQHPKAFAFFESITRGQRKGYLYWLHQAKRTETRQKRIDEIIANCQAENKYRN, from the coding sequence ATGAGCCTTCCTCAGCTGTATTTCAAAAATGAGGAGGAGTGGCGTGCCTGGCTACACGATAATCACAAGCAATCTGACGGAATTTATTTGATCTTCTATACCGTTGATCATGAGATGCCCTCTATGCGTTGGGAAGAGGCTGTGCAGGTCGCCCTCTGTTTTGGATGGATTGACAGTACGGTGAAAAGCATCGGCCCTGGGAAACGTCAACAATACTTCTGTCCCAGAAAACCCAAAAGCGTATGGAGCAAGATCAATAAAGACTACATCCGTGCGCTGACTAAAGCAGGGCTAATGCACTCCAGTGGATTGGAAGCAGTCGCTGTCGCGAAAGAAAACGGCAGTTGGACTGCTTTGGACGAGGTAGAAAAGGGCATTATTCCGGAAGATCTCCAAGAGGCCTTCAAGCAGCATCCCAAGGCCTTTGCCTTTTTTGAGTCGATCACCAGGGGGCAGCGTAAAGGCTATTTGTACTGGTTGCATCAGGCAAAAAGAACAGAAACACGTCAAAAACGGATCGATGAAATCATCGCCAATTGCCAGGCGGAAAATAAATACCGCAACTAA